The following are encoded in a window of Mycobacterium vicinigordonae genomic DNA:
- a CDS encoding glutamine synthetase family protein, with translation MTATPLAAAAIAQLEGEGVDTVIGTVVNPAGLTQAKAVPIRRTNTFADPGLGASPSWHAFAIDQTGIAFTDDVGVVGDQRVRIDLSGLRLIGDGLAWAPAGFFEQDGTPVSVCGRGTLLRVEAALAEAGIEAAVGHEVEFLLVDPNGGRLPAAVWAQYGLAGILEHEGFVRDVTAGATLAGVAIEQFHPEYGPNQFEISLAPQSPVAAADQLVLLRIVVGRAARRHGLRVSLSPAPFADSAGSGAHQHFSLHTPEGPAFSGGTGPGGMTATGQAAVAGVLRGLPQAQAILCGSIVSGLRMRPGNWAGAYACWGIENREAAVRFVVAGPANPQGGNVEVKIVDPSANPYLASAAVLGLALDGIETDAALPLETTVDPAKLSESDRASAGIQLLPQAQLAALAALDGSELLRRILGDQVVNMVLAVRRMEYDRYGNLAAEQLADKFRMAWSL, from the coding sequence GTGACGGCCACTCCGCTCGCCGCCGCGGCCATCGCTCAGCTCGAGGGCGAGGGCGTAGATACGGTCATCGGCACCGTGGTGAACCCCGCCGGCCTCACCCAGGCCAAAGCGGTTCCGATCCGACGCACCAACACTTTCGCCGATCCCGGATTAGGCGCGAGCCCGTCGTGGCATGCCTTCGCCATCGACCAGACCGGCATCGCTTTCACCGATGACGTCGGGGTGGTCGGTGATCAGCGGGTGCGCATCGACCTCTCCGGGCTGCGCCTGATTGGCGATGGCCTGGCCTGGGCGCCGGCCGGCTTCTTCGAGCAGGACGGCACCCCCGTTTCGGTGTGCGGACGCGGGACACTGCTGCGCGTCGAAGCCGCCCTTGCCGAGGCCGGTATCGAGGCCGCGGTGGGTCACGAAGTCGAATTTCTCTTGGTCGATCCCAACGGCGGGCGACTGCCCGCAGCAGTATGGGCCCAATACGGCCTGGCCGGCATTCTCGAACACGAGGGATTCGTCCGCGATGTCACCGCCGGAGCCACCCTCGCCGGTGTGGCGATCGAGCAGTTCCATCCCGAGTACGGGCCGAACCAGTTTGAAATCTCGTTGGCCCCGCAATCGCCGGTGGCCGCCGCCGACCAGTTGGTGCTGTTGCGTATCGTCGTCGGACGCGCCGCCCGTCGGCATGGGCTGCGGGTCAGCCTGTCACCCGCGCCCTTTGCCGACAGTGCTGGATCTGGTGCACATCAACACTTTTCGTTGCATACACCAGAAGGCCCGGCATTCTCCGGCGGCACCGGTCCCGGCGGCATGACCGCCACCGGGCAGGCGGCGGTGGCCGGCGTGCTGCGGGGCCTACCGCAGGCGCAGGCCATCCTGTGCGGATCAATCGTGTCAGGACTACGGATGCGGCCCGGCAACTGGGCCGGTGCCTACGCCTGCTGGGGAATCGAGAACCGCGAAGCCGCTGTGCGTTTCGTGGTCGCCGGGCCCGCGAACCCGCAGGGCGGCAACGTCGAGGTGAAGATCGTCGACCCGTCGGCCAACCCGTATCTGGCCTCCGCGGCAGTCCTCGGGCTGGCACTCGATGGCATCGAGACCGACGCCGCGTTGCCGCTGGAGACAACCGTCGACCCAGCGAAGCTGTCCGAATCGGACCGGGCCAGCGCCGGCATCCAGCTGCTGCCTCAAGCTCAACTAGCAGCTCTTGCAGCCCTGGATGGTTCGGAATTGCTCCGGAGAATTCTGGGCGATCAGGTAGTGAATATGGTGCTCGCAGTCCGCCGCATGGAATATGACCGGTACGGCAACCTTGCCGCCGAGCAGTTGGCAGATAAGTTCCGAATGGCGTGGAGCCTGTGA